The segment AGGACCTCCTGGGGCGCTACGCCGCGCACCTGGGCAGCCTGGTCGACCTCACCGGCAACCGCCCGCTGAAGGTCGTCGCCGACGCCGGCAACGGCATGGCAGGGCACACCGTGCCGGCCGTCTTCGAGGGACTGCCGATAGAGCTGGTGCCGCTGTACTTCGAACTCGACGGCACCTTCCCCAACCACGAGGCCAACCCGCTGGAGCCGAAGAACCTGCTCGACCTCCAGGCCGAGGTGCTGCGCACCGGCGCGGACATCGGCCTGGCCTTCGACGGCGATGCCGACCGCTGCTTCTTCGTGGACGAGCGCGGCGAGCCGGTCTCCCCGTCGGCGATCGTCGGCCTGGTGGCGGCCCGGGAGCTGGCCAAGGACCCCGGCTCGGCCGTCGTCCACAACGTCATCACCTCGGCTGCCGCCGTGGAGGTCATCCGCGAGCACGGCGGCGTCCCGGTGCGCTCCCGCGTCGGCCACTCGTACATGAAGGCCCTGATGGCCGAGCACAACGCCGTCTTCGGCGGCGAGCACTCCGGTCACTACTACTTCCGCGACTTCTGGCGCGCCGACACCGGCATGCTCACCGCCCTGCACGTACTGGACGCGCTCGCCGAGCAGGACCGGCCGCTGTCCGAACTGGCCGCAGGCTACTCCCGCTACGCCGCCTCCGGCGAGATCAACTCCCAGGTCGAGGACGTGGCCGGCAAGCTCGACGAGGTCTGGACCGCGTACCGGGACCGGGGAGCCGCGGACCGCCTCGACGGACTGACAGTGGACCTCGGCGACGGCCGCTGGTTCAACCTGCGCCCGTCCAACACCGAACCGCTGCTGCGGCTCAATGTGGAAGCCCCCGACCGGGACGCCCTGGAGACCCTCCGTGACGAAATCCTCGGCCTTATCCGCTGACCCGCCGGTCCTCCGGCACCCGTTCCCGACCACCGCCGACGTCCCCACCGGATGGGCACCTCCCAGGAGAGACGCCTACGAGACCGCGGTCACCGCCGCCAAATCCGGCACCGATCTGGCCTTCACGGCCTCGAAACTGACCTCCGGCGCCACCTACGTCCTCACCGCCGGGGGCACCACCGTCGCCACGGGCACGGCCTCCTCCGGCGGCACTCTCACGCTGCACGCCACCGCGGAGAGCACCGCGGAGGTGGACTACCGCTTCGTCAGGTCCGCCTGAATCAAACCCCGGGGGTTCGCCGTCCGCCCCGGGGCTCAGCGCAGTTCACCGGCTGGTCCTCGCCGTCGCGGTAGACGGTGGCCACGTGGTTCTGGAAGACCCGTACTCGGAGCGAAGTCGCACCGGGCGCCCACTCCCAATCTGATGCGGCATCAGATAAACCGGATGCATGACAGACGACGCAGGACCCATAGCCGAGGCCCACAGCGAGATGTATGCGGATCTGGCCGCCGTCGGCCCGTACGGGCCCGGGTTCGGCCATGCCCTGATCACCATGGTCGAGCCGCACCCGGGCCATGAGTACGCGTACAACCGCTGGTACGAGGATGACCACTTCATCGCCGGTGCCATGGCCATGCCCTGGATGTACGCGGGCCGCCGCTTCGTCGCCACCCGCGAGCTCCAGCTCCTGCGCTATCCGGAGAAGTCGGCCGTCGCCCAGCCGGTCACCGCGGGCTGCTACATATCGGTCTACTGGATCACGGCGGGGCGCTATGCCGACCACATGCGGTGGACCGTCGGCATCAACAAGCGCCTCAACCGGGACGCCCGCGTCTACCACGACCGCACCCACGTCTTCACGGCCTTCCAGGACCACGCCGTCACCGTCTACCGCGACGGCGCCGCCGGGCCCCGCGACTTCCATGCCCTCGACCACCCCTACGCGGGTCTCGTGGTCGAGGTCATCGACGCCGAATCGGCCGGGCAGCGCGAGGAGTTGCTGGAGTGGCTGCGCGCCAGGCACCTTCCCAAGCGGCTGGCGAGTGGCTCATCGGCCGCGATGGTCACGGTGTTCAGGCCCACGCCGCTGCCGCTGGACCGCATGTCCTACGTCAAGCAGGTCGAGGGCACCGACACCCGGCTCACCTTGCTGTGGTTCCTTCAGCGGGACCCGCGCGAAGTGTGGGAGGAGCACTTCGCGGGGCTCGGCGAGGAGATCGCCGCGGCCGGCCTCGGCCGGGCGGAGCTGGTCGCGCCCTTCATCCCGACGGTGCCGGGAACGGACACGTACGTGGATCAGTTGCGCTGACAGGGCGGGGGTGGGGCAGGGCAGGCCAGGGCGGGAGGCAGCAGCGTGCCCCCTCGGCCAGGACGGCGGACCGGTCGAGAGGGCGTGGAGCGTGCTGCTGACGGACCACTACGGGCGGGTGAAAGCTCCCCGGTTGACCTCCGCCACGAAGGCCGACCAGGCCTGGGAGGGGAAGCTCAGGCTGGGGACGGCCAGGTCCTTGGAGTCGCGTACGGCGATGGAGTTCTCGTCCGGGAGCGCCACTTCAAGGCACGCGCCGTTGTTTCCGGAGTAAGAGGACTTCCACCATGAGAGGGCGGGATCTTCCCGATGCATGATCGCTGCTCCGATCGTGTGTGATGTGTTGCGATGTGCCCGTGCGGTTTGGGCACGACCTGACGTTACGCTGCAACATCACTGTCCGGAGAGGGGTGTTCACCCAACCGGATGGCATATTCCAAATGCCTTGCACACGTTGCGGAGTATGGGTGTACCGTTCCGCCCCCTCAGGGCGAGTACTCCTTGGCCGCGTCAAGAATGAACTCCCGCGACTTCTCGGGATTGAGCGCCTGCGCGCGAAGATATTCGTACATCATCGCGTACTTGTGGACGTCGGCGTGCTTCTCCAGATAGAGATCACTCGTCACGCCCTCCAGATACACCACCGACGAGTCCGAGCTGTCCTCGAACTCCAGCACCGCGAAAGCCCCGTACATGCCCGGGTGGGCCCCTACGTCGTGCGGCAGGATCTGGACGGTGACATGCGGAAGCGTGCTCATCTCCGCGAGATATTCGAGCTGTTCGGCCATCACCGGCGGCCCGCCCACCACACGGCGCAGCGCCGATTCGTCGATCACCGCCCACAGGCGCAGCGGGTGCTCCAGATCCGCGACCCGTTCCTGCCGCTTGAGCCGCACCTCGACCCGGTTCTGGATCTCGGCCGGGGTCGCCTCGGGCCCCATGCCCAGGATGACGGCCTCGGCGTACGTACGTGTCTGCAGCAGTCCGGGCACGATCAGGGACTCATACGTGCGCAACGATTCGGCCTCGGTCTCCAGACCGATGTAGACGCTGTACGGAACATCGCCGAATGCGTGCCACCAGCCCTGCTGGCGGGATTCGCGGGCCATGTTCATCAGCGACTCGACCAGGTGGGGGTCGTCGACCCCGTAGACGCCGCAGAGGTCGCGGACATCGCGCTGGCTGATGCTGCGCCGGCCGTTCTCCAGACGGCTGATCTTTGATTGGGAGACGAGCAGTTCCGCCGCGACCGCTTCTGCTGTCAGGCCCTTCATCTCGCGCAGCTTGCGCAATTCGGATCCGAGACGGCGTCGCCTGACGGTTGGATTGACGTTGGCGGCCACGGGACGTGCACCTCCGGCATCGAATGGTTTCTGCAGTGCGGTGTGCTGTGCGCTGCTGTTGTGTACTGCTGGTCAGCAGCCTGCCACTACCGGTCATCATCGCGCTGGGAAATGGTCGTATGGTCGGCTCTTCAAGCAGCTCAGGCGGCCGAAGCGGCCGAAAAACAGCGACGCGCGGGCCGTCGGCCGGTGTTGACCGGCCGGTGGCCCGCGCGTCGCAGCGGCTCCCGTGACCGGGTCGCTGGGGACGGATGCGGATTTGGGTGTCCGGGCCCTGCCTCCGGACACCGGTCCGTCCTGATGTTCTGGCTCTGCCTGGTGGCTCTGCTCTCCTGGCTCCTGTGCCCTGATCTCCTGCTCTGTCAGCTCATCGGACGCCGGCCCGGGCCATGCTCTGCCCCGCCGCCGCGGACCGCCCCTGCGCGGGCGGTCGCTTCGGCTGTGCCGCGACACCGTTCTGCACGTCCATGACCGCGTGCGCGACGAGGCCGCCCATCGGGTCGTACCGGATCAGGTCCCTCAGGCGCGATCGCGACGACCGGCCTTCGTTGCCCGGATAAAGGTGCTTGCCGAGCCCCACGGCATGGGCGAGCGCGGCCAGCGCCGCGGTCCGCGGGTCCGGCGGTACGCCGGTGCGGATCGCGTTGTCCAGCCGTGACCTGATGTCGCGGCTGACTTCGCTGTCGGTCGCCTGATAGCGAGTGGTCGGCAGCACCCCGCACATCTGCCCCGCCACGGCATGCACCATGCCGCACCGTTCGAGATGCGCGAGATACGTCTGGCGCAGCCCCAGGCGGGGCCCGCCGATCCAGTGGACGGCACGCACGGGGCTGCCGC is part of the Streptomyces sp. NBC_01262 genome and harbors:
- a CDS encoding GOLPH3/VPS74 family protein gives rise to the protein MGRSRRSIPEELLLLALDPTTGTTAQPQSLDLGLAGAQLVELALAGRIAPDGDRIAVVHPRPTGDPTLDSALELLRRRGSPVRAVHWIGGPRLGLRQTYLAHLERCGMVHAVAGQMCGVLPTTRYQATDSEVSRDIRSRLDNAIRTGVPPDPRTAALAALAHAVGLGKHLYPGNEGRSSRSRLRDLIRYDPMGGLVAHAVMDVQNGVAAQPKRPPAQGRSAAAGQSMARAGVR
- a CDS encoding helix-turn-helix domain-containing protein codes for the protein MAANVNPTVRRRRLGSELRKLREMKGLTAEAVAAELLVSQSKISRLENGRRSISQRDVRDLCGVYGVDDPHLVESLMNMARESRQQGWWHAFGDVPYSVYIGLETEAESLRTYESLIVPGLLQTRTYAEAVILGMGPEATPAEIQNRVEVRLKRQERVADLEHPLRLWAVIDESALRRVVGGPPVMAEQLEYLAEMSTLPHVTVQILPHDVGAHPGMYGAFAVLEFEDSSDSSVVYLEGVTSDLYLEKHADVHKYAMMYEYLRAQALNPEKSREFILDAAKEYSP
- a CDS encoding phosphomannomutase/phosphoglucomutase; translation: MLDYSRLVKAYDIRGEVPSQLDPGLAEKIGTLFIRLTGAERIVIARDMRATSPALAGAFAAGATAAGADVIDAGLGSTDYLYYASGSLDLPGVMITASHNPAKDNGIKLCRAGAAPIGEDTGLALIRGWLEAGDIPAPAARSGAVVRQDLLGRYAAHLGSLVDLTGNRPLKVVADAGNGMAGHTVPAVFEGLPIELVPLYFELDGTFPNHEANPLEPKNLLDLQAEVLRTGADIGLAFDGDADRCFFVDERGEPVSPSAIVGLVAARELAKDPGSAVVHNVITSAAAVEVIREHGGVPVRSRVGHSYMKALMAEHNAVFGGEHSGHYYFRDFWRADTGMLTALHVLDALAEQDRPLSELAAGYSRYAASGEINSQVEDVAGKLDEVWTAYRDRGAADRLDGLTVDLGDGRWFNLRPSNTEPLLRLNVEAPDRDALETLRDEILGLIR
- a CDS encoding DUF397 domain-containing protein is translated as MHREDPALSWWKSSYSGNNGACLEVALPDENSIAVRDSKDLAVPSLSFPSQAWSAFVAEVNRGAFTRP